Genomic DNA from Setaria italica strain Yugu1 chromosome V, Setaria_italica_v2.0, whole genome shotgun sequence:
AAATACGGGCtgagtgtgtgtgtgcgcgtATATCTCTATACGTGTGTACAGGATACGTTGACCCAGCAGCAGGCTAGCCTGGACGAAGCGGCTGCGTACATCAAGAAGCTCAAGGAAAGGGTGGACGAGCTGCAGCAGAAGAGGAGCTCCGCGCAGCTCTTGGCTGGCGTGAGAGGAGGAggtagtggtggaggaggagcctcGACATTGGCCGCGACGACGACaacgagcagcggcggcgcgggttcAGAAGAAGCCGAcgaggaggccatggcggcggcgccgccggttgTGGAGGTTcggcaacaccacgacgggtcGAGCCTTGACGTGGTGCTCATCAGCAGCGTGGCGCGGCCGTTCAAGCTGCACGAGGTGGTCACCGtgctggaggaagaaggcgccGAGATCATCAACGCCAACTTCTCCGTCACCGGCCGTAAAATCTTCTACACCATCCACTCTCGGGTATGCGCAGGCTTTTAATTTCCACACATTTTTCCTTTAATTTGGTACGTATCCCGTATTTCTACAGCATATGTATGTATGTCGATCTATTCTTCCACAAGTTTTTATCCTATTAAATAATTATACGCACACTTGCAAAATGCGTTG
This window encodes:
- the LOC101783128 gene encoding transcription factor bHLH162; amino-acid sequence: MDVKRSSSGSTAAEGKRSRASNSSGGASAATTVARKEVERRRRQHMKSLCVELASLIPKEHYSSKDTLTQQQASLDEAAAYIKKLKERVDELQQKRSSAQLLAGVRGGGSGGGGASTLAATTTTSSGGAGSEEADEEAMAAAPPVVEVRQHHDGSSLDVVLISSVARPFKLHEVVTVLEEEGAEIINANFSVTGRKIFYTIHSRAFSSRIGIEASRVSERLRALV